From the Acidiferrobacteraceae bacterium genome, one window contains:
- a CDS encoding thiol:disulfide interchange protein DsbA/DsbL, which translates to MQGIQAIFLILAMGLLVAGPARAETYQAGRDYEVLPFPQDVNSGNKVEVREFFWYGCPHCYAFEPYLDAWLKHKPANVDFIRTPAVTPRWRLHAITFYALRELKVGARLHQPLFDALHEDEKKAPGERKLFDQDGLADWVAAHGVNRKKYLEATRSFGVQFSVNQAKQLFNDYNLDGVPNIIVDGRYRTSPTLVHDEARVMKVVNYLVHKAAAERSKRK; encoded by the coding sequence GGCGATTTTCCTCATTCTCGCGATGGGTTTGCTGGTCGCAGGTCCCGCCCGGGCGGAGACCTATCAGGCCGGTCGTGATTACGAGGTGCTGCCCTTCCCGCAGGACGTCAACAGCGGCAACAAGGTCGAGGTGCGGGAGTTCTTCTGGTATGGCTGTCCCCATTGCTACGCCTTCGAGCCCTATCTGGATGCGTGGCTGAAACACAAGCCGGCAAATGTGGATTTTATTCGTACGCCAGCGGTCACCCCGCGCTGGAGGCTGCACGCCATTACCTTCTACGCCTTGCGTGAACTGAAGGTTGGGGCGCGACTGCACCAGCCCCTGTTTGATGCCCTGCACGAAGACGAAAAGAAGGCGCCGGGCGAGCGCAAGTTGTTCGACCAGGATGGTCTCGCCGACTGGGTGGCGGCCCACGGGGTGAATCGCAAGAAGTATCTGGAAGCAACCCGGTCCTTCGGGGTGCAGTTTTCGGTCAACCAGGCAAAGCAACTTTTCAACGACTACAATCTGGATGGAGTGCCCAACATCATTGTTGACGGGCGCTATCGGACCAGCCCGACCCTGGTCCATGACGAGGCGCGGGTTATGAAGGTCGTGAACTATCTGGTGCACAAGGCTGCCGCGGAACGGAGCAAGCGGAAGTAG